Sequence from the Cucumis sativus cultivar 9930 chromosome 1, Cucumber_9930_V3, whole genome shotgun sequence genome:
CAATTCCATACTGTATTATTGAAGCGTAAGAGTGAGAGAGACGTAAAACAACGAAAACCCATCTATCTATTCAATCTCCTCCACTTTCTTTTGAATTCATTGgaatttcttcaatttcacaATTTCATTGTGCTTTTTGAATTCTTCAGATTTTATTCATCTGGGTTTGATCGATCGTTCAATCATCATTTTCGTCGATGGAGGACAATCGTCCGTGTTCTCCGACTAATTCCCATGCTATCGGAGCTTCTGATTATCCCAATTCCCATCTGGGTTCTGTTTCTGACGATTCCGCTTCTCCTCTGGTAAGCCTATGCAAATCTTTCCGTTCAATTATACGGTTCTTCGATTTTTtccccaatttttttttattgattatctGATATTAGTTCGCTTTCTGGACCGAGCGGTTggcaattcttttttaattttacattagCTATTTATTATGGTGTAAACTGATAAAAACTGGAAATTTAAAGCTTCTGAATTGAGTATATGAATTTTATGATGATGATGTTGTGTAGGGTTATCCTAAACTCGATTCTTTTCGAGAGCTCAACGCTTCGTTTGGCCCTCAGTGTTCTCCGATTGAAAAAAGTGGTGAATTTAGAGAAAGCGATTCTGAGTCTGGGGAAATTGGAAAGTCTTGTGATCAGAATAGGGGAAATTGCTTCTATTATGATTCACCTTTGTTGGAAGATACTGGAGTATGGATACCCATTTCTGTTCCACCCATGTCTGAATCTGATCACGAAGAGTGGGCCAAAGGTTTTCACTTGAATGGCGGTTGCTTTCCTGAAGGTGACTCGGGGTGGAGCCAGTGCTTTGAGGGAGAAAAAGAGTTGACAATGTGGGATGTGATGGTTGAAATGTTGCTTGCAGCTCGAGGAAAAGTCGGTTCGTTGGCTTCGACTAGTAATGTTGGGTGTAGATTGTCATGGATATCTAGCCATATGGTGGAGCAGGCTTTGAATGAACTGGCTCATTCGCTCACTGAAGCTAATTTCGGTAATATAAGAGAAATTCTTGAAGCAGAGCCACCCAGATGGTTGTCTGATAGTGCTGCTTCTTCTTGTATGTTATGTGGTGTGAAGTTCCATCCAATTATGTGCTCAAGGCATCACTGTCGATTTTGCGGTGGAATATTTTGTGGGGATTGCTCTAAAGGGAGGAGCTTGCTGCCTGTAAAATTTCGTGTTGCAGATCCACAACGAGTGTGCGATGTATGTAATGTGCGGCTTGAATCTGTGCAACCATATTTGATGGATAAAGTGAGTAATGCTGCACAGCTACCAACCCATGACCTGACGGACCTCAGTACATTGAGGTCATGGTTAAACTTCCCTTGGGGACAGTCAATGGAACATGAGATTTATAAAGCAACGAACACCGTTCGGGCATATAATAAGGTAAATATTGAAATCTGAAGTATATCATTTGTCACTACTTTCTGGTTAAATGGTCTTAATCTTAATTGCTTTTAAGTTGTTGATGCATATGCTTTGAAATGAATCTTCTTAGAAGTACCCTCCATTTCTCTGACTATGTTTagttgtttatatatataaaaaaaaagttatactGTAGGAAACAATAATATGATTAAAAGCTACAGAAAGGCAAGAACCGACAGCCTAGGAACTGTGAGATGAGAAAGCCCCCGCCCAAGGAACCAATTGCATGTTGCTCACCAATCcaaaagaaccaaaaaaaaaaaaaaaaaaaaattgggaaaCTGCAAAagaatttgctataacttTTGGTCCACCAAGCAGCGGTTAACCGACAACTatcccaaaaaaaataaaaaaatgtgtggACTTATGTTCGAACGCCCTTTTATTCCTTTCCAACAAAAGCCCCAAGTTTGTTTATGGAATCAAGATCCTATATTTGCTGTAACCTGTGTTACCTCGAGCAGTATCTTTATGCTTCTAATAAGTTTTGTCGTTTAAATGACTATTTTAAGAGTTTGTTGTAAGTGTTTTAGGCGAAGTATATAAGCTGGTTTTTGTTTAGTAATAAAGCAATGAAGTATTCTTTTGAAGTGTGATTTCTCTCCCTGCTACATCAATATTTCTCAAGTTCTTTGTAACGGTGGTTATGTTTTCTTGCTCTTGCTCAGGTGGGTTCTTTAAAACCGGAGAAACTAATTCCAGATGCGATTCTAGGACAAGCGAAAGGTCTAGCAATTATTACTGCTGTCAAAGTGGGAGCAGTGGTGACTTACAATGTAGGAACTGGTCTCGTGGTTGCACGTAGAGAAGATGGCTCATGGTCTCCTCCATCTGCAATTTCATCTATTGGTATGGGCTGGGGAGCTCAGGTTTGTAATTCTTCTCTAACGACTCACAAGCAATTCAAGTTCCACTCAGTTTTATGTATGAAAAGAGGGACAGAGCTGTCTATTATTGCCTTCAGCCCTTCACCATTGGAAATGGTATATGACATTGTAAATGACTTGTgcaatatttacaaacttaaATGACCTAATATAGGAGATGACTTGGTTTAGCTTTAAGCAGAACTAGCATGATGACATTCGATTTGGCACCCCTAGAAAGTTCAGATTATGCATAGTGTTTACTTAATGCAATTAAGAAGTAAAGACTGCGACTCCTCAAATCAATTTGTGATATCCTGATTTCTTCTCCAGTCAACATCTAAACCACAATCTGGCCATTGCCTCTCTTTATACAGATTGGAGGAGAACTGACTGACTTTATAATCGTCTTGAGGACAAGTGATGCTGTCAATGCATTCAGTGGTAATATGCATCTGGCTGTTGGTGCTGGTTTGAGTGCTGCAGTTGGAGTTATTGGAAGGACCGCTGAAGCCGATGTACGAGCTGGTGACGGTGGTTTTGGCTCCTGTTATACATACAGTTGTAGTAAAGGTCTGCCGTTCATGTCTGAAATTATCTGTTTCAACTTTAACATGTTTTTCAAGACATTTTTCCTGGTGTATAATTTGTTTGGAAAGCAATATTTTGGTTTCCCCTTTAGATTTCTTGTACAGCAAAGGAAGAATGGTCTACGTGAATGGTGTTCATTGAAAATAACGTTTTCGTTTTTTGTATCACTTGCAGGTGCATTTGTTGGTTGTTCACTTAAAGGAAGCATTGTTACGACTCGGACACAAGAGAATGCTCGATTCTATGGCAATCAGTCAATAACCGCCTCTGACATTCTCCTTGGTTCACTCCCAAGACCACCTGCTGCCGCCATGCTTTATCGTGCTCTCACTGATCTTTATCAGAAgatcaataaataatcaatcaaGCTCAGCGTAAACTAATCTGCTCGATCCACCTGATGAGAAAAATTCTACAGGTTCTTTCAGGTGAAGCATTTTCCTTATTAGGTACACAAAATGTATAGCTCTTCTTCACCATCATTATTTGTTTCTGTACATAAACCGTCACCTATTGTCTTTTATGCACAGCATGTACAGATTGAACCAAAGTAAAACAGATTTGAAATGTGATCTGATTCTTGGATATCGTGTATTGTATAAACATTGGTATTATATATGGTGCGGTTACCGCCACTATTTTAAAGTATTGCACAAATGTTATGgatctttctttcttgttttgactgtttttctttaattgctTCGTAATTGGGGGGTGGGGCAGAATTAGAACAGTTGGTGAGAACATTGACATCCTATTGAATTGAATATAACCAAGGCAAAGGGGATTCATTAGTGGaatctaattttcattttggaagGAAGGAGAACAACAAATCGATTATCAAGGAAAGAATTAAACCATCAACCGATGGGCAATCTTTGTCAAACCAAAGCACACGGACATTCAGTTGAATATTTTCCCTTGGAGAAAGAACCAAATTTAAGAACTAGCAACTCCCGTTCACTTCGTTTATAACTGAGTTTACCTTGTACTTGAATTCCCAAGTGTAAGTTCAAGATCATCAGAGATGCATTCCTCGTGAATTCTCTCTCCTTCCCAAGGCTTCACCAACCCAATTGAACAACTTCCGAAGGCAAAGTCCGTTGCAGTTCCATCTGTCATAGGAACGTCTGAAGTATGATCAATGCCTGCAGCAACTGTGGGCGAGCATGTTCCGCTCTGTGTAGGAGTCCAATTACGAGACACTCCAGCAGACATTGCCTCCTTAAATCCGAAAGGATTTCTTGCCACAAGGCTGAAGGTTGGAGATGATGGTCCACTTTGAGGAATCCGTATACTATCAAGCCATGCTGGATCAGCCAACACCTGACGCCCAGGGCTTTGTGGGGTCGATGTTGGCAAACATGAGAAGCGCTGTGCAGCCCAAGCAGGAGCAACTGCTGGATGATTGTCCCAATCATTTGGTTTTCTGGGTGTTCGAGCAGTTGGGGAACTTGATGGAGGGGTGACGGGTGCACTTATGGAGCcacaattaataaaaagatggTGAGGCAGCCTGGAGGAAGCTGATGATGAACCCGAGGAGAGGTTCTTCAGCCATGGGATGAGGGAATTGGGATCAGTACCATTGTCATTGCCATTCATGGCGTAACGCGAAGATTTGGGGCTTGGGAAGGAAGAAGACGCAGGACTTGGGTTATAAGATGCACGTGGGCTCGGCTGATAAGATGAACATGGACTTGCAGAAGCTGACCCACCCATGATATTGCGTTCCACAGGCTTGCAACCCTGCAGAAATATAGATTGATTATCAGTGCTGCTTGAATCGACAACAATTGCCAAAAAGGGAGGCATCTTAAGTTTCTCTGTCATAAAAGTTTGAGTAGAACAGTCCGGACAACACAATTTCAGCGATTTGAAGATTGgttaattactaattaatttaattcaaatcataaaaaatcGACCTATGCTGGAGAAGTATCATTGACAAACATGATGAGCAAATACATGTAACgccaaaagaaaacaaaacagcCCACTACATGTTGTCCCCCGGCGAGTTCCTGTAGCCTCATGTTATAATGCTAAAAAGGGAAAGTTGTTTGCCAAAAAGGACCGaaaagatttgatttttcaaaatttaaaaacgcAGATAGTCAAAGAAGAATCGTGAATGCTTAGTCTGAAATTATTCATTGGGCTGACTGGGATACAGATTTTCACACACCTTGCTGGCCCAGCTCCACTATCAAGCTGTGCTCTCAATGAActggaaaaagaaagtaaaagaaagtatCTCAATGAAGCCCGGGAATCTCGGTATGAGTGACCATAagttgattttgtaaaaagatGAAAGCCAGCAAgccaaaaggaaaagggaCCATAATTGCTCCATGATACTGCTATGAAATTGCAAACACTGAAATTCATCCACTGTACACCAGCATGCTTAActaaaggaaataaaaagaatagtgAGTGGGTTGGTGAGTGCAGAGAGGAACCGGACACTGAAGCTTTTCTTCCCCCTTTTGACATGATTTGCTGAGCAGAGCAATCCAGGTTAATCATTTGATCCCATTAACAGAGTTGGGCAACACGCAACGTCTAAAAAGTTCGTTGTGTTTCTACAGAAGCTTTGAAATGGGGTTTGGCTAATTAACAAAGCAAAACTGA
This genomic interval carries:
- the LOC101204637 gene encoding BES1/BZR1 homolog protein 4, whose product is MTSGTRMPTWKERENNKRRERRRRAIAAKIFLGLRMYGNYKLPKHCDNNEVLKALCDEAGWTVEEDGTTYRKGCKPVERNIMGGSASASPCSSYQPSPRASYNPSPASSSFPSPKSSRYAMNGNDNGTDPNSLIPWLKNLSSGSSSASSRLPHHLFINCGSISAPVTPPSSSPTARTPRKPNDWDNHPAVAPAWAAQRFSCLPTSTPQSPGRQVLADPAWLDSIRIPQSGPSSPTFSLVARNPFGFKEAMSAGVSRNWTPTQSGTCSPTVAAGIDHTSDVPMTDGTATDFAFGSCSIGLVKPWEGERIHEECISDDLELTLGNSSTR
- the LOC101212249 gene encoding uncharacterized protein LOC101212249 — its product is MEDNRPCSPTNSHAIGASDYPNSHLGSVSDDSASPLGYPKLDSFRELNASFGPQCSPIEKSGEFRESDSESGEIGKSCDQNRGNCFYYDSPLLEDTGVWIPISVPPMSESDHEEWAKGFHLNGGCFPEGDSGWSQCFEGEKELTMWDVMVEMLLAARGKVGSLASTSNVGCRLSWISSHMVEQALNELAHSLTEANFGNIREILEAEPPRWLSDSAASSCMLCGVKFHPIMCSRHHCRFCGGIFCGDCSKGRSLLPVKFRVADPQRVCDVCNVRLESVQPYLMDKVSNAAQLPTHDLTDLSTLRSWLNFPWGQSMEHEIYKATNTVRAYNKVGSLKPEKLIPDAILGQAKGLAIITAVKVGAVVTYNVGTGLVVARREDGSWSPPSAISSIGMGWGAQIGGELTDFIIVLRTSDAVNAFSGNMHLAVGAGLSAAVGVIGRTAEADVRAGDGGFGSCYTYSCSKGAFVGCSLKGSIVTTRTQENARFYGNQSITASDILLGSLPRPPAAAMLYRALTDLYQKINK